A window from Methyloterricola oryzae encodes these proteins:
- a CDS encoding RNA polymerase sigma factor, producing MEQKGKQDIAEVVAAIYRTESRRVFATLVRLLGYFDLAEEALHDAFRAALEQWPSQGIPCQPRAWLVSTGRFKAIDALRRRARFEPLDDAADTIDPRSEQETAWMDNDVEDDRLRLIFTCCHPALAPDARIALTLREVCGLTTEEIARAYLAAVPTMAQRIVRAKAKIRDARIPYQVPAREELPERLDAVLRVVYLVYNEGYSASFGNSLTRGDLSDEAIRLGRLIVQLMPEAEVLGLLALMLLHESRRQARTAPNGELILLERQDRLLWDSAKIAEGIALLEQALNSPRFGPYTLQAAIAAVHAEAPSSGDTDWPQIVGLYDVLMRIDPSPIIALNRAVALAMRDGPAIGLTHVDDLLAQGELANYHLAHAARADLCRRLGRIAAAREAYERALELARQEPERRFLLSRLQELARHPGGER from the coding sequence ATGGAACAAAAAGGGAAGCAGGATATCGCGGAGGTGGTAGCCGCCATCTACCGGACAGAATCTCGCCGCGTCTTCGCTACCCTGGTCCGGTTGCTGGGCTATTTCGACCTGGCCGAGGAAGCCCTGCATGACGCCTTCCGCGCAGCATTGGAGCAATGGCCCAGTCAGGGGATCCCCTGCCAGCCTCGGGCCTGGCTGGTCTCGACGGGTCGGTTCAAAGCCATCGATGCCCTGCGACGCCGGGCCCGATTTGAGCCATTGGATGATGCAGCCGACACTATCGATCCACGCAGCGAGCAGGAGACTGCGTGGATGGATAACGATGTGGAAGACGACCGACTGCGTCTGATCTTTACTTGCTGCCACCCTGCCCTGGCGCCCGACGCTCGCATCGCCCTCACCTTGCGTGAAGTGTGCGGACTTACCACCGAAGAGATCGCCCGCGCCTACCTCGCGGCAGTGCCAACCATGGCCCAGCGCATCGTGCGCGCCAAGGCCAAAATCCGCGACGCGCGCATTCCCTATCAGGTCCCGGCTCGGGAGGAACTGCCCGAGCGGCTGGATGCGGTTCTGCGCGTGGTGTATCTGGTCTATAACGAAGGCTATTCCGCCTCATTTGGAAACTCCTTGACCCGAGGCGATCTTTCCGATGAAGCGATTCGGCTCGGCCGCTTGATCGTCCAACTCATGCCGGAAGCGGAAGTCTTGGGTTTGCTGGCGCTGATGCTGCTGCATGAATCCCGTCGTCAGGCCCGGACTGCGCCTAACGGTGAACTGATCCTTTTGGAACGGCAGGATCGCCTCCTATGGGACTCCGCCAAAATTGCCGAAGGCATCGCTTTGCTGGAACAAGCACTGAACTCACCCCGCTTCGGGCCTTACACGCTTCAAGCCGCCATCGCCGCCGTGCACGCGGAAGCGCCAAGCAGCGGCGATACCGATTGGCCCCAAATCGTAGGTTTATATGACGTACTGATGCGAATCGACCCTTCGCCGATCATCGCGTTGAACAGGGCGGTGGCGTTGGCAATGCGCGACGGCCCCGCAATCGGCCTTACTCATGTCGACGACCTCCTGGCACAGGGCGAATTGGCAAACTATCACCTCGCTCACGCCGCCAGGGCCGACCTATGCCGGCGACTGGGCAGAATTGCCGCCGCGCGTGAGGCCTACGAGCGTGCCCTCGAACTCGCCAGGCAGGAACCGGAGCGACGGTTTCTGCTCAGTCGGTTGCAGGAGTTGGCAAGGCATCCCGGCGGTGAGCGGTAA
- a CDS encoding ComEA family DNA-binding protein, which yields MHAIQNLVTYPQSIELGFNGTSGYTITNNRLILNTGEIFSNRPSGNLSGTLSLELWALNEPYRGLDFCGIPLAGIAIGELRGQHVIGPSTWDLAFQEPPAGSWQLTLMLREWNGSAFETRDFVNFALPYRTDSRPGQAVYGNQAVTHVSFVEQTKSANFDAQTGHWISNESLIQSHGTRPVPGDLLLQGNCGYDLQNNRISMNVGEIVSRRQSGNISGTLSLELWALHQPYQGGYFEGFALAGVSIGQVHGQQFVQDLNVQADFHEAPEGTWYLSLMLREWDGSAYITQDAINFAAPYVVKQKGIAVRGDQDNVITVNFGDGKRSPAQVSEPSPVESASTVTGASINQVTLDELASLKGVPRKTAESIIAARPFSTFEDVSKVKGVGPKFLKLLRELFSL from the coding sequence ATGCATGCAATCCAAAATCTGGTTACCTATCCCCAATCGATAGAGTTGGGGTTTAATGGCACGAGCGGTTATACAATTACAAATAATCGTCTTATCTTGAATACTGGGGAAATTTTCAGTAATCGCCCATCGGGAAATCTCAGCGGGACCCTGTCCCTCGAGCTTTGGGCCTTGAATGAACCCTATCGGGGCTTGGATTTTTGCGGAATCCCCTTGGCGGGAATAGCCATCGGCGAATTGCGGGGCCAGCACGTCATTGGCCCAAGCACGTGGGACCTGGCATTCCAGGAACCACCCGCAGGTTCCTGGCAGCTCACCTTGATGCTGCGGGAATGGAACGGAAGCGCTTTTGAGACCCGCGACTTTGTGAATTTCGCGCTCCCCTACAGAACCGATTCTCGCCCTGGGCAAGCGGTATACGGCAATCAGGCGGTGACCCATGTCAGCTTCGTGGAGCAGACGAAGTCCGCCAACTTTGACGCCCAAACGGGACATTGGATCAGCAACGAGTCCCTCATTCAGTCCCATGGCACCAGACCTGTGCCGGGTGACTTGCTTCTGCAAGGCAACTGTGGCTATGACCTGCAGAACAACCGAATTTCCATGAATGTTGGCGAAATTGTCAGCCGACGTCAGTCGGGCAATATCAGTGGAACCTTGTCATTGGAATTGTGGGCCCTTCATCAGCCCTATCAAGGTGGCTACTTTGAGGGCTTTGCCTTGGCTGGGGTTAGCATCGGGCAGGTTCACGGTCAGCAGTTCGTGCAGGATCTTAACGTTCAGGCAGATTTTCACGAAGCTCCCGAGGGTACCTGGTATCTAAGCCTGATGCTGCGTGAGTGGGACGGTAGTGCTTACATTACGCAGGATGCCATCAACTTTGCTGCCCCTTATGTCGTGAAGCAGAAGGGCATTGCGGTGCGCGGCGATCAGGACAATGTCATCACAGTCAATTTCGGGGACGGCAAAAGGTCACCGGCCCAAGTCAGCGAGCCCAGCCCGGTGGAAAGCGCCAGCACGGTCACTGGTGCGTCCATCAATCAAGTGACACTGGATGAATTGGCATCCTTGAAAGGCGTGCCCAGAAAGACAGCAGAAAGCATCATCGCCGCAAGGCCGTTTTCGACGTTTGAAGATGTCTCGAAGGTCAAAGGCGTCGGGCCCAAATTCTTGAAATTGCTGCGTGAGCTGTTTTCGCTCTGA
- a CDS encoding threonine aldolase family protein → MNQGPQFASDNWSGLCPEAMEFFVRANAGSAPAYGNDEWTSRAADAIRELFEHDAEIFFAFNGTAANSMALAHLCRPYQAVICHAWSHIETDECGAPGFFTQGARLLLARSQSGKLTPDAVEQLASHDGDFRFPKPAVLSLTQSTEVGTIYTPCEIALLAQLAQERNMKVHMDGARLMNAVAALATSPAEATWKAGVDVLSLGASKNGGGIGDTVVFFDRELARDFEFRCKQSGQMAAKMRLIAAPLLGLIESGAWLRNARHANECAAYLAKRLSQVGVEPRFPPEANAVFVQLPERAVDELRHRGWPLHVSACHGAARFMCGWDTTREQIDLLLNDLEQSLRNQS, encoded by the coding sequence ATGAATCAAGGCCCCCAATTTGCGAGCGATAACTGGTCCGGGCTATGTCCGGAAGCCATGGAATTTTTCGTCCGGGCCAATGCCGGCAGCGCGCCCGCATACGGGAATGACGAGTGGACTTCGCGCGCCGCGGACGCCATTCGCGAACTATTCGAGCACGATGCGGAGATTTTCTTCGCCTTCAATGGCACGGCGGCGAACAGCATGGCGCTGGCGCATTTGTGCCGGCCCTATCAAGCCGTCATCTGCCATGCCTGGTCACATATAGAGACCGATGAATGCGGAGCTCCTGGATTCTTCACGCAAGGCGCGCGCCTGCTGCTCGCCAGGAGCCAGTCCGGCAAGCTGACACCGGACGCCGTCGAGCAACTCGCAAGCCATGATGGTGACTTCCGCTTTCCCAAGCCAGCGGTCTTAAGCCTCACCCAGTCCACCGAGGTCGGCACCATCTACACGCCATGTGAGATCGCCCTGCTCGCCCAGCTAGCCCAGGAGCGGAACATGAAAGTCCATATGGATGGTGCGCGCCTGATGAACGCGGTCGCGGCGCTCGCTACGAGTCCCGCCGAGGCAACTTGGAAAGCCGGTGTGGACGTCTTGAGTCTGGGCGCTTCCAAAAATGGCGGCGGAATCGGTGATACGGTCGTCTTCTTCGACCGAGAATTGGCGCGTGACTTTGAGTTTCGCTGCAAGCAAAGCGGCCAGATGGCCGCCAAGATGCGCCTGATCGCTGCGCCCTTGCTGGGCCTGATCGAGAGCGGCGCATGGCTCCGCAACGCCCGCCATGCCAACGAATGCGCAGCTTACCTTGCAAAGCGATTGAGCCAGGTGGGCGTCGAGCCGAGGTTTCCGCCAGAGGCCAATGCAGTTTTCGTTCAATTGCCGGAGCGCGCAGTGGATGAACTCCGCCATCGCGGCTGGCCACTTCATGTCAGCGCTTGCCACGGGGCGGCGCGCTTCATGTGCGGATGGGATACGACCCGGGAGCAAATCGATCTTTTGCTCAACGATCTCGAGCAATCCCTCCGCAATCAATCTTGA
- a CDS encoding glutathione S-transferase N-terminal domain-containing protein — protein MAAPNCRGAPIPLTFHPWAVRLASLSMKLYSTPRTRSARCRWVLQELGVHFEAIPVRLSQGDTRFLKLNPYGRVPVLVDGDLVLSASVAICL, from the coding sequence ATGGCTGCCCCGAATTGCCGTGGGGCGCCGATTCCGTTGACCTTCCACCCCTGGGCGGTGAGGTTGGCGAGCTTGTCCATGAAACTGTATTCGACGCCGCGCACACGGTCGGCTCGTTGCCGATGGGTATTGCAGGAGCTAGGAGTGCACTTCGAAGCGATACCCGTGAGACTCTCCCAGGGCGACACACGCTTCCTGAAACTGAATCCTTATGGACGCGTCCCAGTGCTGGTCGATGGCGATTTGGTGTTGTCGGCGTCTGTCGCTATCTGCCTATAG
- the fabF gene encoding beta-ketoacyl-ACP synthase II: MKPRRIVVTGLGLVSPLGCGVDIVWSRLIAGRSGLRVLPDEMVADLPAKVGGVVPTQAEDPEAGFDPDVAAAPKDQRKMDRFILFALAAAEEAITQAGWRPVDALARERTATIIASGIGGFPAIVNAVRTTDSRGVQRLSPFTIPSFLVNMAAGHVSIRHGLKGPLGAPVTACAAGVQAVGDAARLIRCGEADIALCGGAEACIDKVSLGGFAAARALSTAFNDEPEQASRPFDSARDGFVMGEGAGLLVIEALEHARARGAKPIAEILGYGTSADAYHLTAGPEDGSGARRAMQTALEQAGLAAADVQHLNAHATSTPLGDRGELEAIKGLFGREGRIAVSSTKSATGHLLGAAGGIEAIFTVLALRDQIVPATLNLKNPDPAGNGVDLVSGAARPKAIEHALSNGFGFGGVNASLVFRRWQD; this comes from the coding sequence ATGAAGCCGCGCCGTATCGTGGTCACTGGGTTGGGCCTGGTTTCACCCTTGGGCTGCGGGGTGGACATCGTCTGGTCGCGCCTGATCGCCGGGCGGTCTGGTCTCAGGGTCCTTCCCGATGAAATGGTCGCCGATCTGCCCGCCAAGGTGGGGGGCGTGGTGCCGACCCAGGCGGAAGACCCGGAGGCAGGCTTTGATCCCGATGTCGCCGCCGCGCCCAAGGATCAACGCAAGATGGACCGTTTCATCCTGTTTGCCTTGGCGGCGGCGGAAGAAGCCATCACCCAGGCGGGCTGGCGGCCCGTCGATGCCCTTGCGCGCGAACGAACCGCCACCATCATCGCCTCCGGCATTGGCGGCTTCCCGGCCATTGTCAACGCCGTGCGCACTACGGACTCACGCGGCGTGCAGCGCCTGTCGCCTTTCACGATCCCGTCTTTTCTCGTCAACATGGCCGCCGGCCATGTGTCCATTCGCCATGGCTTAAAGGGGCCTCTGGGAGCTCCGGTGACCGCCTGCGCGGCGGGCGTACAAGCCGTCGGCGACGCCGCGCGGTTGATTCGCTGCGGCGAAGCGGACATCGCCTTGTGCGGCGGCGCGGAAGCCTGCATCGACAAGGTCAGCCTGGGTGGATTTGCGGCCGCCCGAGCGCTGTCCACCGCCTTCAACGACGAGCCGGAACAAGCATCCCGGCCATTCGACAGTGCGCGCGACGGATTCGTGATGGGGGAAGGTGCCGGTCTGCTGGTGATCGAGGCGCTGGAGCACGCACGTGCACGAGGAGCCAAGCCTATTGCCGAAATCCTGGGCTACGGCACCAGTGCCGATGCCTATCACCTGACCGCCGGTCCCGAGGATGGCAGCGGCGCGCGGCGTGCCATGCAGACCGCCTTGGAACAGGCGGGCCTCGCCGCAGCGGATGTGCAGCATCTGAACGCCCATGCCACCTCCACGCCGCTGGGTGACCGCGGGGAACTGGAGGCCATCAAGGGCCTGTTTGGCCGGGAAGGGCGCATCGCGGTGAGTTCGACCAAGTCGGCCACTGGCCATCTGCTGGGTGCGGCCGGTGGCATCGAGGCCATTTTTACGGTGCTGGCCCTGCGCGACCAGATCGTGCCCGCCACGCTGAATCTGAAAAATCCCGATCCGGCCGGCAACGGCGTGGACCTCGTCAGTGGTGCGGCCAGACCCAAGGCCATCGAGCATGCCTTATCCAACGGCTTCGGCTTCGGCGGGGTGAACGCCAGTCTCGTCTTCCGGCGCTGGCAGGACTGA
- a CDS encoding winged helix-turn-helix transcriptional regulator, with product MHYESCADNVTFTMQRTSFKDMECPAARALERVGEWWSILILRDAFHGLSRFDEFQASLGIAPNILTRRLKHLTENGLLERLRYNERPPRYEYRLTAQGRDFFPVLAALLAWGNRHLTPEGISVQLADRDSGQVLEPILVDRSTGRPITPDNVRLHPGPAASAQVHARAARIHGRYARASLPDEEKES from the coding sequence TTGCATTATGAAAGCTGTGCTGATAACGTTACTTTCACAATGCAACGAACTAGTTTTAAAGACATGGAATGTCCGGCCGCCCGGGCGCTGGAACGCGTCGGTGAATGGTGGAGCATCCTGATCCTCCGGGATGCCTTCCATGGCCTTTCGCGCTTCGACGAATTCCAGGCGAGCCTTGGCATCGCGCCAAACATCCTGACGCGTCGGCTGAAGCATTTGACCGAAAACGGTTTGCTCGAACGCCTCCGGTACAACGAACGCCCGCCGCGCTACGAATACAGGCTGACGGCCCAGGGCCGCGACTTTTTTCCAGTGCTGGCGGCGCTGCTCGCCTGGGGAAACCGGCATCTGACCCCAGAGGGCATTTCGGTGCAGCTGGCGGATCGAGACTCAGGTCAAGTGCTGGAACCGATTCTGGTCGACCGGAGCACCGGAAGGCCGATCACGCCGGACAACGTAAGGCTGCATCCGGGGCCGGCGGCCAGCGCTCAGGTCCACGCTCGGGCGGCGCGCATCCATGGGCGCTACGCCCGCGCATCTTTGCCGGATGAGGAGAAGGAATCATGA
- a CDS encoding TetR/AcrR family transcriptional regulator has product MRRVLEVAEQLFLEQGFERTSVEAIAKASGVSKMTIYSYFPTKKALFEATIGKRIDAAFDFGSDVSLPCGEPRKALTLVGRHFLALIRAEDVIRKQRVLFAEAGVQPDACGAFFHQGPLNIVARVRDFLDGAVAAGSLQAHDTETGADQFLSLFLGAAHIKAMLGLGKPTPEEDEHLLERNVDMFMRAYGRD; this is encoded by the coding sequence ATGCGTCGGGTCCTCGAGGTGGCGGAGCAACTCTTTCTGGAACAGGGATTCGAGCGGACCAGCGTGGAAGCGATTGCCAAGGCGTCGGGGGTGTCGAAGATGACGATCTACTCCTACTTCCCCACCAAGAAGGCGCTGTTCGAGGCCACGATTGGCAAGCGTATCGATGCCGCGTTCGATTTCGGGAGCGATGTAAGCCTGCCCTGTGGCGAGCCACGCAAAGCATTGACCCTCGTCGGCCGCCATTTCCTGGCGCTGATTCGGGCTGAGGACGTCATCCGCAAGCAGCGCGTCCTCTTTGCAGAGGCCGGCGTGCAGCCTGACGCCTGCGGCGCCTTCTTCCATCAGGGACCGCTCAACATCGTCGCCCGCGTGCGGGACTTCCTGGACGGCGCCGTGGCGGCTGGTAGCCTGCAGGCCCACGATACCGAGACCGGAGCAGACCAGTTCCTCTCATTGTTTCTCGGCGCCGCTCACATTAAGGCCATGCTGGGGCTTGGCAAGCCGACGCCCGAAGAGGACGAGCATCTCTTGGAGCGGAACGTGGACATGTTCATGAGGGCTTACGGAAGAGACTGA
- a CDS encoding efflux RND transporter periplasmic adaptor subunit, producing MIKSNSTPRPARTFRYSSIPILLGILGLAGCSTPPENPAPPRPVRVIRVGEAAAHPTAGFAGEVTARRETALAFRVAGKVVTRLVEVGDRVRKGQVIARLDANDYRLATQNLKAQLTAARAECEFSRADLARYRELLDQNIIAPPEFDRRQTAYTGAKERVAALSAQLEQTANQLRYSELTAERDGVISGFSVEAGDVIAAGQSVARLAQLDEKEVTVHVPEQSIGDVTPGQAVEVSLWSQGERRFRGSVREVAPAADPATRTYRVKAALLDGRDQALLGMTATVWLTTTEPTVPVIPRSAVFTTHQDPKQPKIWLLDADTVRSVPVTLGRALDGEHIEVAGVAPGQTIVSAGVQRLIEGQAVRVLAAEGGRP from the coding sequence ATGATCAAATCCAATTCCACTCCCCGCCCGGCACGGACGTTCCGGTACTCATCTATTCCCATCCTCTTGGGAATCCTGGGGCTGGCCGGCTGCTCGACGCCGCCAGAAAACCCTGCCCCGCCCCGCCCGGTGCGCGTCATCCGCGTGGGGGAAGCCGCTGCCCACCCCACAGCCGGCTTCGCAGGTGAGGTCACCGCCCGCAGGGAAACCGCGCTGGCGTTCCGCGTTGCCGGGAAAGTGGTCACCCGGCTTGTGGAGGTGGGCGACCGGGTCCGCAAGGGGCAAGTCATCGCCCGCCTGGACGCCAATGATTACCGGCTGGCCACTCAGAACCTGAAGGCCCAACTCACCGCCGCCAGGGCCGAATGCGAGTTCTCTCGTGCCGATCTGGCTCGTTACCGGGAATTGCTGGACCAGAACATCATCGCCCCGCCGGAATTCGACCGGCGCCAGACCGCCTACACCGGCGCGAAGGAGCGTGTGGCTGCCCTGTCAGCACAGCTGGAGCAGACCGCGAACCAGCTTCGTTATTCCGAGTTGACAGCCGAACGCGATGGTGTCATCTCCGGTTTCAGCGTCGAGGCGGGCGACGTGATCGCTGCGGGGCAGTCGGTGGCGCGGCTGGCCCAACTCGATGAAAAGGAAGTGACTGTCCATGTCCCCGAGCAGAGTATCGGCGATGTCACGCCGGGTCAGGCGGTCGAGGTTTCGCTGTGGTCCCAGGGCGAGCGGCGATTTCGCGGGAGCGTCCGCGAAGTGGCGCCCGCCGCCGATCCCGCGACGCGCACGTACCGCGTGAAAGCGGCACTGCTGGATGGCCGTGATCAGGCGCTGCTGGGCATGACGGCCACGGTCTGGCTGACGACCACCGAGCCCACTGTTCCGGTCATTCCTCGCTCGGCCGTCTTCACCACCCATCAAGATCCGAAGCAGCCCAAGATCTGGCTGCTCGATGCCGACACCGTCAGATCCGTTCCCGTGACGCTGGGGCGGGCCTTGGATGGCGAACACATCGAGGTGGCCGGCGTCGCGCCCGGCCAAACCATCGTCAGCGCGGGTGTGCAGCGGCTCATCGAAGGCCAGGCCGTGCGGGTACTCGCTGCCGAAGGAGGGCGGCCATGA
- a CDS encoding efflux RND transporter permease subunit, whose product MNGFNLTAWALRHRAFTGMLMVLLVLGGVVAYFLIGQGEDPQFTFRVMVVKTLYPGATAAEVEEQITDRLEKKLQELPDLDYLRSYSKPGESVIFINAREDIPADEIPDLWYQARKKVGDIGLRLPPGVIGPFFNDEFGDTYSVIYAFSGEGFGYAELKDLAESARQRFLRVPDVEKVDLIGTQDEKIFVEFSDKKLAKLGFSTAQIGEALRGQNTLASTGQVEEPRRNLPIRITGSLASVDEVANLAVRVNGTSIRIADVATVRRGYEEPAEFKMRFNGKDVVGLGITMDKTGDVLAMGKALQAEMDRIQAELPVGATIEQVADQPKVVKLAIGEFLQTFFEALGTVLLVSFLSLGWRAGSVVALTVPLVLAGTLLCMLVFGINLHRISLGALILALGLLVDDAMIAIEMMARKLDEGWDRVRAATYAYGATAFPMLTGTLITIAGFLPVGLARSSAGEYTVAIFQVVGISLLLSWVGAVIFTPYLGYWMLKGQADGEASGEHFDTPFYRRLRRSVRWCVDHRSAVIALTVALFGLGIVAMSRVPQQFFPLSSRPELMVDLWLPEGSSFAETEAAARDLEAVLAKDDDVVHYATYVGGGSPRFFLLITQQLNHSNLAQTMVMTRDKAARERVLHRLRELFQTDFPQLRGRVMRLDVGPPQEYPVLFRVLGEKPAEVRRIADRVKGVVRANPHTVDVNDDWDERLPSLRLKLDQDKARALGVSSLSLAQALRGHYSGLPVGQFREGNEIIDIVWRSQPQQRASAAELPDVSIQTGNGRAVPLSQLAQLETMFEDGIRWRRDRYPAISIRADIVDGVQAPDVASEIIPQLAALQAELPPGYFMETGAAKEDAWTAQKSIFVWIPLVLVATFVLLMLQLQNLAQAFLVFLTAPLGVIGAAFALLLFGAPFGFVALLGILALAGMIMRNSVILVDQIQQDEKAGLSTYEAIVESTVRRFRPILLTAAAAVLAMIPLSRNDFFGPQAITIMGGLIVATALTVFFLPALYAAWFKVERVGSQGSRPEDGGAESALHHANGGIQ is encoded by the coding sequence ATGAACGGTTTCAATCTCACCGCCTGGGCGCTGCGGCACCGCGCCTTCACCGGAATGCTGATGGTCCTGCTCGTCCTCGGTGGCGTCGTGGCCTATTTCCTCATCGGCCAGGGCGAAGATCCCCAGTTCACCTTCCGCGTCATGGTGGTCAAGACCCTTTATCCCGGAGCCACCGCCGCCGAGGTGGAGGAGCAGATCACCGACCGCTTGGAGAAGAAGCTGCAGGAACTGCCGGATCTGGATTACCTGCGCAGCTATTCCAAGCCGGGCGAATCGGTGATCTTCATCAATGCCCGCGAGGACATTCCGGCCGATGAAATCCCGGATCTCTGGTATCAGGCGCGGAAAAAGGTCGGCGATATCGGCCTTAGGCTACCGCCGGGCGTCATCGGACCCTTCTTCAACGACGAATTCGGCGACACCTACAGCGTCATCTATGCCTTTTCCGGCGAAGGTTTCGGCTACGCCGAGCTGAAGGACTTGGCGGAATCGGCCCGCCAGCGCTTCCTCCGGGTACCGGATGTGGAAAAAGTCGATCTCATAGGCACTCAGGACGAGAAGATCTTCGTGGAATTCTCCGACAAGAAGCTCGCCAAGCTGGGCTTCAGCACCGCGCAGATCGGCGAGGCCTTGCGCGGCCAAAACACCCTGGCATCCACGGGCCAAGTGGAGGAACCCAGACGCAACCTGCCCATCCGGATCACCGGAAGTCTGGCCTCGGTGGACGAGGTGGCAAACCTGGCCGTCCGGGTCAACGGCACGTCCATCAGGATTGCTGATGTGGCGACGGTGCGGCGGGGTTATGAAGAGCCGGCAGAATTCAAGATGCGCTTCAATGGCAAGGACGTGGTCGGGCTGGGCATCACCATGGACAAGACCGGCGACGTGCTGGCCATGGGCAAGGCGCTCCAGGCGGAGATGGACCGCATCCAGGCCGAACTGCCGGTTGGCGCCACCATCGAGCAGGTGGCTGACCAACCCAAGGTGGTGAAGCTGGCCATCGGCGAGTTCCTGCAGACCTTCTTCGAGGCCCTGGGAACGGTGCTGCTGGTGAGCTTCCTGAGTCTCGGCTGGCGGGCCGGCTCCGTGGTGGCACTGACCGTGCCCCTGGTGCTGGCGGGAACCCTGCTGTGCATGCTGGTCTTCGGTATCAATCTGCACCGAATCTCCCTGGGTGCCCTGATCCTTGCGCTGGGGCTGTTGGTGGACGATGCCATGATCGCCATCGAAATGATGGCCCGCAAGCTGGACGAAGGTTGGGACCGCGTCCGGGCCGCCACCTACGCCTATGGCGCCACCGCCTTTCCCATGCTGACCGGCACCCTCATCACCATCGCCGGCTTCCTGCCGGTGGGGCTGGCCCGCTCGTCGGCGGGCGAGTACACGGTGGCGATCTTTCAGGTAGTGGGCATCTCGCTGCTGCTGTCGTGGGTCGGTGCGGTGATCTTCACACCTTATCTGGGCTACTGGATGCTCAAGGGTCAAGCGGATGGTGAAGCGAGCGGCGAGCATTTCGACACGCCCTTCTACAGGCGGCTGCGGCGCTCGGTGCGCTGGTGTGTCGATCACCGCAGCGCGGTAATCGCCCTGACGGTCGCGCTCTTCGGTCTCGGTATCGTCGCCATGAGCCGGGTGCCTCAGCAGTTCTTTCCGCTGTCGAGCCGGCCGGAACTCATGGTGGACCTGTGGCTGCCGGAAGGCAGTTCCTTCGCCGAAACCGAGGCCGCCGCCCGTGATCTGGAAGCCGTCCTCGCCAAGGACGACGATGTGGTCCACTACGCCACCTATGTGGGCGGCGGTAGCCCGCGCTTCTTCCTGCTAATCACGCAGCAGTTGAATCATTCCAACCTGGCCCAGACCATGGTCATGACCCGCGACAAAGCCGCGCGCGAACGGGTGCTGCACCGCTTGCGGGAGTTGTTCCAGACGGATTTTCCACAACTGCGTGGCCGCGTCATGCGCCTGGACGTAGGCCCGCCCCAGGAATACCCGGTGCTGTTCCGGGTGCTAGGCGAAAAACCTGCCGAGGTGCGGCGGATTGCCGATCGGGTCAAGGGTGTTGTCCGGGCCAATCCGCACACGGTGGACGTGAACGATGACTGGGACGAACGCCTGCCATCACTGCGTCTGAAGCTGGATCAGGACAAGGCGCGGGCACTGGGGGTCAGTTCCTTGAGTCTGGCTCAGGCCCTGCGCGGCCATTATTCGGGGCTACCGGTAGGGCAGTTCCGGGAGGGCAACGAGATCATCGACATCGTCTGGCGCTCGCAGCCGCAGCAACGCGCCTCGGCGGCCGAGTTGCCCGATGTTTCGATTCAGACCGGCAACGGCAGAGCCGTGCCGCTCTCCCAGTTGGCCCAACTGGAAACGATGTTCGAGGACGGCATCCGCTGGCGGCGCGACCGCTATCCGGCCATCTCAATACGGGCTGACATCGTCGACGGCGTGCAGGCACCGGATGTGGCGAGCGAGATCATTCCACAGTTGGCAGCCCTTCAGGCCGAACTGCCGCCCGGCTATTTCATGGAGACCGGTGCCGCCAAGGAAGACGCCTGGACCGCACAGAAATCCATATTCGTCTGGATTCCCCTGGTACTGGTCGCGACCTTCGTGCTGCTGATGCTGCAGTTGCAGAACCTGGCCCAGGCCTTCCTGGTATTCCTCACCGCGCCCTTGGGTGTGATCGGCGCCGCCTTCGCCCTGCTGCTGTTTGGCGCGCCCTTCGGCTTCGTGGCCCTGCTGGGCATCCTCGCCCTGGCGGGCATGATCATGCGCAATTCGGTCATTCTGGTGGACCAGATCCAGCAGGACGAGAAAGCGGGACTCAGCACCTACGAGGCGATCGTCGAATCCACTGTGCGCCGCTTCCGGCCCATCCTGCTTACGGCCGCCGCCGCGGTACTGGCGATGATACCCCTGTCGCGCAATGACTTCTTCGGTCCCCAGGCCATCACCATCATGGGCGGGCTCATCGTCGCCACGGCCCTGACCGTGTTCTTCCTGCCGGCGCTGTACGCGGCTTGGTTCAAGGTGGAGCGGGTCGGCTCGCAAGGTTCGAGGCCTGAAGATGGCGGCGCGGAATCGGCCCTTCATCACGCCAACGGAGGTATCCAATGA